From uncultured Roseateles sp., the proteins below share one genomic window:
- a CDS encoding glycine zipper 2TM domain-containing protein — translation MNRLSRLLILVPLVFGLGACAHQRQRDDRYSQYPNSAPMPAQGQQTQYGTVRNIEQLEAGGGPGARQGSGGGALAGALFGGVVGNQMGRGSGRAAMTAIGVIGGAIAGDALERQGNGASGGGERHTVFRVRVRLDHGGEAQYDFQDLDGLKVGDRVRLENGRLHRT, via the coding sequence ATGAACCGCCTGTCCAGACTTCTGATACTCGTTCCCCTCGTCTTCGGTCTCGGTGCCTGCGCCCATCAGCGCCAACGCGACGACCGCTACAGCCAATACCCCAATTCGGCACCGATGCCGGCCCAGGGCCAGCAGACCCAGTACGGTACGGTGCGCAATATCGAGCAGCTGGAGGCCGGCGGCGGCCCCGGCGCCCGTCAGGGCTCCGGTGGCGGTGCCTTGGCCGGTGCCCTGTTCGGCGGCGTGGTCGGCAACCAGATGGGCCGCGGTAGCGGCCGCGCGGCGATGACCGCCATCGGCGTGATCGGCGGCGCCATCGCCGGTGATGCTTTGGAGCGACAGGGCAATGGCGCCAGCGGTGGCGGCGAGCGCCACACCGTGTTCCGTGTGCGTGTGCGCCTCGATCACGGTGGCGAAGCCCAGTACGACTTCCAGGATCTGGACGGCCTCAAGGTCGGCGACCGGGTGCGTCTCGAAAATGGCCGCCTGCACCGCACCTGA
- the thrS gene encoding threonine--tRNA ligase, whose translation MISIQLPDGSKREFEQAVTVADVAASIGAGLAKAALAGRVGQGDAARVVDTSYLMEADTQLAIITDKDPAGLEVIRHSTAHLLAYAVKELFPDAQVTIGPVIEHGFFYDFAYKRPFTPEDLVAIEAKMTELAKKDEKVERRVLPRDEAVAYFKSLGEDYKAEIISSIPADQDVSLYREGKFEDLCRGPHVPSTGKLKHFKLMKVAGAYWRGDHRNEMLQRIYGTAWASKDDLQQHLKMLEEAEKRDHRKLGRELDLFHIDEHSPGTVFWHPKGWTVWQGVEQYMRAVYRDNGYLEVKGPQILDQGLWEKTGHWQKYRENMFTTESEKRDYALKPMNCPGHILIYKQGIKSYRDLPLRFGEFGQCHRNEPTGGLHGIMRVRAFTQDDGHIFCMEDQILEECVNYTALLQKVYADFGFSKILYKVATRPEARIGSDESWDKAEEALIESLRRSGCEFIISPGDGAFYGPKIEYTLKDALGREWQCGTMQVDFFMAERLGAEYVTEAGDRKTPVMLHRAIVGSLERFIGILIEEHAGALPTWLAPVQVVVANITDAQADYVQEIVKSLQKQGLRAVADLRNEKITYKIREHSLQKVPFILVVGDKEKASGAVAVRARGNQDLGVMPLENFIQKLASDIAQKA comes from the coding sequence ATGATCTCAATTCAATTGCCCGACGGTTCCAAACGTGAGTTTGAACAGGCCGTGACCGTGGCCGATGTGGCCGCCTCGATTGGCGCCGGCCTGGCCAAGGCCGCACTGGCCGGCCGTGTGGGGCAGGGCGATGCCGCCCGCGTGGTGGACACCAGCTACCTGATGGAGGCCGACACGCAACTGGCCATCATCACCGACAAGGATCCCGCCGGCCTCGAAGTCATTCGCCATTCGACGGCCCACCTGCTGGCCTATGCCGTCAAGGAGCTGTTTCCCGATGCTCAGGTGACGATAGGCCCGGTGATCGAGCATGGCTTCTTCTACGACTTTGCCTACAAGCGCCCGTTCACGCCCGAGGATCTGGTCGCCATCGAGGCGAAGATGACGGAGCTGGCCAAGAAGGACGAGAAGGTCGAGCGCCGTGTGCTGCCGCGCGACGAGGCCGTGGCCTATTTCAAGAGCCTGGGCGAGGACTACAAGGCCGAGATCATCTCCAGCATCCCGGCCGACCAGGATGTGTCGCTGTACCGCGAAGGCAAGTTCGAGGATCTGTGCCGCGGCCCCCATGTGCCGAGCACGGGCAAGCTCAAGCACTTCAAGCTGATGAAGGTGGCCGGCGCCTACTGGCGCGGCGACCATCGCAACGAGATGCTGCAACGCATCTACGGCACGGCCTGGGCGAGCAAGGACGATCTGCAGCAGCATCTGAAGATGCTGGAGGAGGCCGAGAAGCGCGACCACCGCAAGCTGGGCCGCGAGCTGGACCTGTTCCACATCGACGAGCATTCGCCCGGCACCGTGTTCTGGCACCCCAAGGGCTGGACGGTCTGGCAGGGCGTCGAGCAGTACATGCGCGCCGTCTACCGTGACAACGGCTATCTGGAGGTCAAGGGCCCGCAGATCCTGGACCAGGGTCTGTGGGAGAAGACGGGCCACTGGCAGAAGTACCGCGAGAACATGTTCACGACCGAGTCGGAGAAGCGTGACTACGCGCTGAAGCCGATGAACTGCCCGGGCCACATCCTGATCTACAAGCAGGGCATCAAGAGCTACCGCGACCTGCCGCTGCGCTTCGGCGAATTCGGCCAATGCCATCGCAACGAACCCACCGGCGGCCTGCACGGCATCATGCGCGTGCGCGCCTTCACGCAGGATGACGGCCACATCTTCTGCATGGAAGACCAGATCCTGGAGGAGTGCGTCAACTACACGGCCCTGCTGCAAAAGGTCTATGCGGACTTCGGTTTCAGCAAGATCCTCTACAAGGTCGCCACGCGTCCCGAGGCCCGTATCGGCTCGGACGAGAGCTGGGACAAGGCCGAGGAGGCCTTGATCGAAAGCCTGCGCCGCTCAGGTTGCGAATTCATCATCTCGCCCGGTGATGGCGCCTTCTACGGTCCGAAGATCGAGTACACGCTGAAGGACGCGCTGGGCCGCGAGTGGCAGTGCGGCACGATGCAGGTCGACTTCTTCATGGCCGAGCGCCTCGGCGCCGAGTATGTGACCGAGGCCGGTGACCGCAAGACACCGGTGATGCTGCACCGCGCCATCGTCGGCTCACTCGAGCGTTTCATCGGTATCCTGATCGAAGAACATGCCGGCGCGCTGCCGACTTGGCTCGCTCCGGTGCAGGTGGTGGTGGCCAATATCACCGACGCGCAGGCCGATTACGTCCAGGAAATCGTGAAATCGCTGCAAAAACAAGGGCTTAGAGCAGTGGCCGATTTGCGCAACGAGAAAATCACGTATAAAATCCGCGAGCATTCTTTGCAAAAGGTTCCGTTCATCCTGGTCGTTGGCGACAAGGAAAAGGCAAGCGGAGCCGTTGCGGTGCGCGCTCGGGGCAACCAGGACCTCGGCGTGATGCCCCTAGAAAACTTCATCCAGAAGCTGGCTAGTGACATCGCCCAGAAGGCTTGA
- the infC gene encoding translation initiation factor IF-3, with product MATFADRRAIPERKHRLNREIMAPEVRLNGPENEPLGIVSVQEALRMASELDVDLVEIAAQADPPVCRLMDYGKFKYQEQKRAAEAKSKQKVIEVKEVKFRPGTDEGDYAIKMRNLRRFIAEDGDKGKVTLRYRGREITHQDIGMRLLERIRDELSDVAVVENMPKLEGRQMIMVLAPKKR from the coding sequence ATCGCTACTTTTGCTGACCGTCGTGCCATTCCTGAACGGAAGCACAGGCTGAACCGCGAGATCATGGCCCCGGAAGTCCGTTTGAACGGGCCGGAGAATGAGCCGCTGGGTATTGTGAGTGTCCAAGAAGCGCTGCGCATGGCCAGCGAGTTGGACGTCGATCTGGTGGAAATTGCCGCGCAGGCGGATCCCCCGGTGTGCCGTCTGATGGATTACGGCAAGTTCAAGTACCAAGAGCAGAAGCGCGCGGCCGAGGCCAAGTCCAAGCAAAAGGTCATCGAGGTCAAGGAAGTGAAGTTCCGCCCTGGCACCGATGAGGGCGACTACGCGATCAAGATGCGCAATCTGCGCCGCTTCATCGCCGAAGACGGTGACAAGGGCAAGGTCACGCTGCGTTATCGCGGTCGTGAAATCACCCACCAGGACATCGGCATGCGCTTGCTGGAACGCATTCGCGACGAGTTGTCCGACGTGGCTGTGGTTGAGAACATGCCCAAGCTGGAAGGCCGGCAGATGATCATGGTGCTGGCGCCGAAAAAGCGCTGA
- the rpmI gene encoding 50S ribosomal protein L35, with protein MPKMKTKSGAKKRFRVRPGGTVKRGQAFKRHILTKKSTKVKRHLRGATNVNKSDMGSIAQMLPSAGL; from the coding sequence ATGCCCAAAATGAAGACCAAGAGCGGCGCGAAAAAGCGTTTCCGCGTCCGTCCGGGTGGCACCGTCAAGCGTGGCCAGGCGTTCAAGCGCCACATCCTCACGAAGAAGTCCACGAAGGTCAAACGCCATCTGCGTGGCGCGACCAACGTGAATAAGAGCGATATGGGCTCCATCGCCCAAATGTTGCCCTCTGCTGGCCTCTGA
- the rplT gene encoding 50S ribosomal protein L20, with protein MPRVKRGVTARARHKKVLALAKGYRGRRKNVFRIAKQAVMKAGQYAYRDRRTRKRVFRQLWIARINAASRELGLTYSKFVAGLKKAQIDIDRKVLADLAVRDPAAFGSIVAKVKAHLA; from the coding sequence ATGCCTCGCGTTAAACGTGGTGTAACGGCCCGTGCCCGTCACAAGAAAGTCCTCGCCCTTGCCAAGGGTTACCGCGGTCGCCGCAAGAATGTCTTCCGTATCGCCAAACAGGCGGTAATGAAGGCTGGGCAATATGCCTACCGTGACCGTCGTACCCGCAAGCGCGTGTTCCGCCAGCTCTGGATTGCCCGTATCAATGCGGCCAGCCGTGAGTTGGGGCTGACGTACAGCAAGTTTGTGGCCGGCCTGAAAAAGGCCCAGATCGACATCGACCGCAAGGTCCTGGCCGATCTGGCCGTGCGTGACCCCGCTGCTTTTGGCAGCATCGTCGCCAAGGTGAAGGCCCATCTCGCTTGA
- the pheS gene encoding phenylalanine--tRNA ligase subunit alpha: MNDLDQLVLSAQGDFATAATPAELENAKARFLGKAGRVTELLKGMAALSPEEKKTRGAEINLVKQRIENALTARRQALADAELEAQLKAEALDVSLPGRQRGTGALHPITRAMERIEAIFGSMGFEVADGPEIETDWFSFTALNNPENHPARSMQDTFYVDMKDEQGSWYNLRPHTSPMQIRYAQAHARKYAGQDSMPDIRVIAPGRTYRVDSDATHSPMFHQVEGLWVGENVSFKDLKAVYVNFMQQFFETTDMEIRFRPSYFPFTEPSAEIDMMFGSGPLKGRWLEVSGSGQVHPQVIRNMGLDPERYIGFAFGSGIDRLAMLRYGVNDLRQFFDGDLRFLSQFK; this comes from the coding sequence ATGAACGACCTCGATCAACTGGTGCTCAGCGCCCAGGGCGATTTCGCGACGGCCGCCACGCCGGCCGAGCTGGAGAATGCCAAGGCGCGCTTTCTGGGCAAGGCCGGTCGCGTGACCGAACTGCTCAAGGGCATGGCCGCACTCTCGCCCGAAGAGAAGAAGACCCGCGGCGCCGAGATCAATCTGGTCAAGCAGCGCATCGAGAACGCGCTCACCGCCCGCCGCCAGGCCCTGGCCGATGCCGAGCTGGAAGCCCAGCTGAAGGCCGAGGCGCTGGACGTGAGCCTGCCCGGCCGCCAGCGTGGCACCGGCGCCTTGCACCCGATCACCCGCGCGATGGAGCGCATCGAGGCGATCTTCGGATCGATGGGTTTCGAGGTCGCCGACGGCCCCGAGATCGAGACCGACTGGTTCAGCTTCACGGCGCTGAACAATCCGGAGAACCATCCGGCGCGGTCCATGCAAGACACCTTCTACGTCGACATGAAGGACGAGCAGGGCAGCTGGTACAACCTGCGCCCGCACACCTCGCCGATGCAGATCCGCTATGCCCAGGCCCATGCGCGCAAGTACGCCGGCCAGGACAGCATGCCCGATATCCGTGTGATCGCACCGGGCCGCACCTACCGGGTCGACAGCGACGCGACGCACTCGCCGATGTTCCACCAGGTCGAGGGCCTGTGGGTCGGTGAGAACGTCAGCTTCAAGGACCTGAAGGCCGTCTACGTGAACTTCATGCAGCAGTTCTTCGAGACGACGGACATGGAGATACGCTTCCGCCCCAGCTACTTCCCGTTCACCGAACCCAGCGCCGAGATCGACATGATGTTCGGCTCCGGCCCGCTGAAGGGCCGCTGGCTGGAGGTGTCGGGCTCGGGCCAGGTGCATCCACAGGTGATACGCAATATGGGGCTGGACCCCGAGCGCTACATCGGCTTTGCCTTCGGTTCCGGCATCGACCGTCTGGCGATGCTGCGCTATGGCGTGAACGACCTGCGCCAGTTCTTCGACGGCGATCTCCGCTTCCTGTCGCAATTCAAGTAA